In Flavobacterium lacustre, a genomic segment contains:
- a CDS encoding deoxynucleoside kinase — protein MHIAVAGNIGSGKTTLTRLLAKHFKWEPHFEDVVDNPYLDDFYHQMERWSFNLQIYFLNSRFRQVMQIRESGKKIIQDRTIYEDAHIFAPNLYAMGLMTNRDFQNYSSLFELMESLVKPPDLLIYLRSSIPNLVGQIHKRGREYENSISIDYLSRLNERYEAWIHTYSKGKLLIIDVDNINFVDNPEDLGTILNRIDAELNGLF, from the coding sequence ATGCACATAGCAGTAGCAGGAAACATAGGTTCAGGAAAAACAACATTAACACGTTTATTGGCTAAACATTTCAAATGGGAACCCCATTTTGAAGACGTAGTTGACAATCCGTATTTAGATGATTTCTACCATCAAATGGAACGTTGGTCTTTTAACTTACAAATTTATTTCTTGAACAGTCGCTTTCGTCAAGTGATGCAAATTCGCGAAAGCGGCAAAAAAATCATTCAAGATCGAACGATTTATGAAGATGCCCATATTTTTGCACCTAATTTGTACGCAATGGGTTTGATGACTAACCGTGATTTTCAGAATTATTCTTCTCTTTTTGAATTGATGGAATCCTTAGTAAAACCACCGGATTTATTGATTTATTTAAGAAGTTCTATTCCTAATTTAGTAGGGCAAATTCATAAAAGAGGCCGTGAATATGAAAACTCCATTTCTATCGATTATTTAAGCCGTTTAAATGAACGTTATGAAGCTTGGATTCATACTTACAGCAAAGGAAAATTATTAATTATTGATGTTGACAATATAAATTTCGTTGATAATCCAGAGGATTTAGGAACTATTCTCAATAGAATTGATGCCGAATTAAACGGATTATTTTAG
- the metK gene encoding methionine adenosyltransferase: MAYLFTSESVSEGHPDKIADQISDALIDNFLAFDADSKVACETLVTTGQVILAGEVKSNTYLDVQQIARDVIRKIGYTKSEYMFEANSCGILSAIHEQSADINQGVDRANPEEQGAGDQGMMFGYATNETENYMPLALDLSHKLLQELAILRRENNEITYLRPDAKSQVTLEYSDDNKPTRIDAIVISTQHDDFDEEAAMLAKIKKDIIEILIPRIIAKNPTHAHLFNDAIQYHINPTGKFVIGGPHGDTGLTGRKIIVDTYGGKGAHGGGAFSGKDPSKVDRSAAYATRHIAKNLVAAGIADEILVQVSYAIGVAKPMGIFIDTYGTSKVNLTNGEIAKKVEAIFDMRPYFIEQRLKLRNPIYSETAAYGHMGRTPETVTKTFSAPGGNEKTVTVELFTWEKLDFVEQVKTAFGL, translated from the coding sequence ATGGCCTATTTATTTACGTCAGAATCTGTAAGCGAAGGACATCCAGACAAAATTGCAGATCAAATTTCGGATGCATTAATTGATAACTTTTTAGCATTTGATGCGGATTCGAAAGTAGCTTGCGAAACTTTGGTAACTACTGGTCAAGTAATATTGGCAGGTGAAGTAAAATCAAATACTTATTTAGATGTACAACAAATCGCTCGTGATGTAATCAGAAAAATTGGTTACACGAAAAGCGAATACATGTTTGAAGCCAATTCTTGCGGAATTCTTTCAGCTATACACGAACAATCAGCCGATATTAACCAAGGTGTTGACAGAGCAAATCCTGAAGAGCAAGGTGCGGGTGATCAAGGAATGATGTTTGGTTATGCCACTAATGAAACAGAGAATTATATGCCATTGGCACTTGATTTATCTCATAAATTATTGCAAGAATTAGCTATTTTGAGACGTGAAAACAACGAAATTACGTATTTACGTCCGGATGCAAAATCGCAGGTAACATTAGAATACAGCGACGATAACAAACCAACTCGTATTGACGCGATTGTTATCTCAACGCAACATGATGATTTTGACGAAGAGGCAGCTATGCTTGCAAAAATCAAAAAAGACATCATCGAAATATTGATTCCAAGAATCATTGCAAAAAATCCAACTCACGCTCATCTATTCAACGATGCAATTCAATACCATATCAACCCAACAGGAAAATTCGTAATTGGAGGACCTCACGGAGACACAGGATTGACAGGAAGAAAAATTATTGTAGATACTTACGGTGGAAAAGGAGCTCACGGTGGTGGTGCTTTCTCAGGAAAAGATCCAAGTAAAGTAGACAGAAGTGCAGCTTATGCTACACGTCATATTGCCAAAAATCTTGTTGCAGCAGGAATTGCCGATGAGATTTTAGTTCAAGTTTCATATGCAATTGGTGTGGCTAAACCAATGGGTATTTTTATTGATACTTACGGAACATCAAAAGTGAATTTGACTAATGGTGAAATTGCTAAGAAAGTAGAAGCTATTTTTGATATGCGTCCTTACTTTATCGAACAACGTTTGAAATTGAGAAATCCTATTTACAGCGAAACAGCAGCTTACGGACACATGGGACGTACACCAGAAACGGTTACTAAAACTTTTTCTGCTCCAGGTGGAAACGAAAAAACGGTTACTGTTGAATTGTTTACTTGGGAAAAATTAGATTTTGTAGAGCAGGTTAAAACTGCTTTTGGATTGTAA
- a CDS encoding O-acetylhomoserine aminocarboxypropyltransferase/cysteine synthase family protein, with amino-acid sequence MSTQKFATNALHAGHDVTKTAGTRAVPIYQTSSYVFNNSDHAANLFGLAEAGFIYTRLNNPTNDILEQRLAALEGGIAAVVTASGTAAIATSLLVLLKTGDHIVASNSLYGGTYNLLSVTLPRLGITTTFVDPSDASNFTKAANENTKVFFAETLGNPKLDVLDLKAISAEAKALKVPFIVDNTVPSPYLLNPIEYGANIVIHSLTKYIAGNGTSLGGAVIDAGTFDWSSGKFPEFTEPSAAYHGLVYHEALGNAAFIAKVRIEGLRDYGAALSPFNAFQIIQGLETLPIRVQKHSENGLALAQWLEKQDAVAWVNYPGLKSSKYYDLAIQYLPKGQNGLLTFGLKGGFEAAKKVADETKLFSLLANIGDTKSLIIHPASTTHQQLSDAEQVATGVTKDLIRLSVGLEDIEDLKADLQAVFENLKV; translated from the coding sequence ATGAGCACTCAAAAATTTGCCACAAATGCATTACACGCAGGACACGACGTTACAAAAACAGCAGGAACCAGAGCGGTACCTATTTATCAAACCAGTTCTTATGTATTTAATAACTCGGATCATGCAGCCAATTTATTCGGTCTTGCTGAAGCTGGATTTATTTACACTCGATTAAATAATCCAACAAACGATATTCTGGAACAACGATTGGCAGCTCTCGAAGGAGGAATTGCCGCTGTGGTTACTGCTTCAGGAACGGCAGCCATCGCTACTTCATTATTAGTGTTGCTAAAAACAGGAGATCACATCGTTGCCTCCAATAGTTTATACGGTGGAACTTATAATTTATTGAGTGTCACTTTGCCAAGATTGGGAATCACGACGACGTTTGTAGATCCATCTGATGCTTCCAATTTTACTAAAGCTGCCAATGAAAATACGAAAGTGTTTTTTGCAGAAACTTTAGGAAATCCAAAATTAGATGTCTTGGATTTGAAAGCCATTTCGGCGGAAGCCAAAGCATTAAAAGTTCCATTTATTGTGGATAATACCGTTCCTTCTCCTTATTTGTTAAACCCAATTGAATATGGAGCCAATATTGTGATTCATTCCTTGACTAAATATATTGCAGGAAACGGAACGTCGCTTGGTGGTGCAGTTATTGATGCAGGAACATTTGATTGGAGTAGTGGAAAGTTTCCTGAATTTACGGAACCATCAGCAGCGTATCACGGATTGGTTTATCATGAAGCGCTAGGAAATGCCGCTTTTATTGCTAAAGTTCGAATTGAAGGATTGCGGGATTATGGAGCAGCTTTGAGTCCGTTTAATGCGTTTCAGATTATTCAGGGACTAGAAACCTTACCCATTCGCGTCCAGAAGCACAGCGAAAACGGATTGGCTTTAGCGCAATGGTTAGAAAAACAAGATGCGGTTGCTTGGGTGAATTATCCAGGATTGAAGTCCAGTAAATATTACGATTTGGCAATACAGTATTTACCTAAAGGGCAAAACGGTTTGTTAACTTTCGGTCTAAAAGGAGGTTTTGAAGCCGCCAAGAAAGTGGCCGATGAAACGAAATTATTTTCGCTTTTGGCCAATATTGGAGATACAAAATCATTGATTATTCATCCGGCGAGTACCACGCATCAGCAGTTATCAGATGCAGAACAGGTCGCAACTGGTGTGACCAAAGATTTAATCAGACTATCGGTTGGGCTGGAAGATATCGAAGATTTGAAAGCCGATTTACAAGCCGTTTTCGAAAATTTAAAAGTATAA
- a CDS encoding alpha/beta fold hydrolase: MENKPTHIALQNFTTESGAFYATVNLSFQVFGQALHTAPIVLVNHALTGNSQVVGATGWWNDLIGENKTIDTQKYTILAFNVPGNGFDGFLIEKYADFTARDIARIFIDGIKCLKIRQLYAIIGGSVGGGIAWEMAALEPRITQHLIPIATDWKSTDWLIANCFLQEQILNNSLKPIEDARIHAMLCYRTPESFKAKFQRTTNEELAIFNIESWLGHHGNKLQKRFQLSSYKLMNQLLKTIDITRNKGTFEEIAAKIEANIHIIAIDSDLFFTAQENKATYEELKKYKNNVSYQEIKSIHGHDAFLIEYKQLDNLLSAIF, encoded by the coding sequence TTGGAAAATAAACCAACTCATATTGCCTTACAAAATTTCACTACCGAAAGTGGTGCTTTTTATGCTACCGTAAACTTAAGTTTTCAAGTTTTTGGACAGGCATTACATACAGCTCCGATAGTTTTGGTCAATCACGCCTTGACGGGTAACTCACAAGTAGTGGGCGCAACCGGCTGGTGGAATGATTTAATTGGCGAAAATAAAACTATCGATACCCAAAAATATACCATTTTAGCTTTTAATGTTCCAGGAAACGGATTTGATGGTTTTCTAATAGAAAAGTATGCAGATTTTACCGCCAGAGATATTGCCAGAATTTTTATTGATGGAATAAAATGTCTTAAAATTAGACAACTTTATGCTATTATTGGTGGTTCTGTAGGAGGAGGGATTGCTTGGGAAATGGCCGCATTAGAACCAAGAATTACCCAACATTTAATACCAATTGCAACCGATTGGAAATCGACAGATTGGCTGATTGCTAATTGTTTTTTGCAGGAGCAAATACTCAATAATTCTTTAAAACCTATTGAAGACGCCCGCATTCACGCCATGTTGTGTTACCGAACTCCAGAATCTTTCAAAGCAAAATTTCAAAGAACAACGAATGAAGAATTAGCCATTTTTAATATAGAAAGTTGGTTGGGGCATCACGGAAATAAATTGCAAAAACGGTTTCAACTTTCCTCTTATAAACTGATGAATCAATTGTTGAAGACTATAGATATTACAAGAAATAAAGGCACTTTTGAAGAAATAGCTGCTAAAATTGAAGCCAATATCCATATTATAGCCATTGATTCTGATTTGTTTTTTACAGCACAGGAGAACAAAGCAACTTATGAAGAGTTGAAAAAATATAAAAATAATGTTTCGTATCAAGAAATAAAATCCATTCATGGACATGATGCTTTTTTGATAGAATATAAACAATTAGATAATTTGTTGTCGGCTATTTTTTAG
- the thrA gene encoding bifunctional aspartate kinase/homoserine dehydrogenase I, whose product MKVLKFGGKSLSNGEGLNKVITIITDKVNQGEEIAIVVSARGNATDELEEILGIAAINGDYKPLFEDFKTYQQSDFTEVDLSKEFSVLEKLFEGVSLIGDYSKKIKDQILSKGELISAKLLTAILIKNGVNAKFADSRELIKTDSKFGDAQPLEQISKKNVIQFFKQNNETVNIITGFIGSNTNNDTTTLGRNGSNYTASLIANYLDAEELQNYTHVDGIYTANPELVTDAKKIDFLSFNEANEIANFGATILHAKTIIPLLEKNIPLRILNTFNHENKGTLIRSNASKEGIKTLSVLENVSLVNLEGRGLLGKTGVDARIFRVMGDNNISVSIISQGSSERGIGLVVDADKATLAMIELEKEFENDFYSKDVNRITITDDVSVISIIGQDLSTFHKPYTALIKNKIVPILFNNTVTGKNVSLVVKKSQLNRALNVIHGEIFGVSKKINIAIFGHGLVGGTLINQILESAATIEKRKDIKLNVFAIANSKNVLLNKNGVTPNWRNEIQNNGFSYTIEDVIAYANEHHLENLIAIDNTASATFVENYIPLIESSFDLISSNKVANTLSYSFYKKLRKVLADNQKSYLYETNVGAGLPLIDTIKLLHLSGENITKIKGVFSGTLSYLFNNFSAKDVPFSDILKEAIDNGYTEPDPREDLCGNDVGRKLLILARELDLQNEFEEIEIQNLIPEHLREGSASEFLTKLKEFDPIYTAIKENQAPNHVLRYIGELSGDLQGDKGNLEVKLVSVPSDTALGGLKGSDSFFEIYTESYGDRPIVIQGAGAGSAVTARGVFGDILRLSDKG is encoded by the coding sequence ATGAAAGTATTAAAATTTGGCGGTAAATCGTTATCCAACGGAGAAGGTTTAAATAAAGTGATTACGATTATTACGGATAAAGTAAATCAAGGTGAAGAAATTGCTATTGTAGTTTCGGCAAGAGGAAATGCAACGGATGAATTAGAAGAAATTTTAGGAATTGCAGCTATAAACGGGGATTACAAACCGTTATTTGAAGATTTTAAAACCTACCAACAATCCGATTTTACTGAGGTAGATTTGTCTAAAGAATTCAGTGTATTAGAAAAACTTTTTGAAGGAGTAAGCCTGATTGGAGATTACAGTAAAAAAATAAAAGACCAAATTTTATCGAAAGGGGAATTGATTTCTGCAAAATTGCTAACGGCTATTTTAATAAAAAATGGAGTAAATGCTAAATTTGCCGATTCAAGAGAATTGATAAAAACCGATTCTAAATTTGGAGATGCACAGCCATTAGAACAAATTTCGAAGAAAAACGTGATTCAGTTTTTCAAGCAAAATAATGAAACTGTAAATATAATCACTGGATTTATTGGTTCAAATACCAATAATGATACCACAACTTTAGGAAGAAACGGAAGTAATTATACGGCTTCTTTGATCGCTAATTACCTTGACGCCGAAGAGCTTCAAAATTATACACACGTTGACGGCATTTATACCGCAAATCCGGAATTAGTAACCGACGCTAAAAAAATTGATTTTTTATCTTTTAATGAAGCGAATGAAATAGCTAATTTTGGTGCGACCATTTTGCACGCCAAAACGATTATTCCTTTATTGGAAAAAAATATTCCGCTTCGTATTTTAAACACATTCAATCATGAAAACAAAGGAACATTAATTCGTTCTAATGCCAGTAAAGAAGGAATCAAAACGCTTTCGGTTCTCGAAAATGTTTCTTTGGTAAATTTAGAAGGACGAGGATTGTTAGGAAAAACTGGTGTTGACGCCCGTATTTTCCGTGTGATGGGAGATAATAATATTAGTGTAAGTATCATTTCGCAAGGTTCTTCCGAAAGAGGAATTGGCTTAGTAGTTGACGCTGACAAAGCCACTTTAGCGATGATTGAATTAGAGAAAGAGTTTGAAAATGACTTTTATTCTAAAGATGTAAATAGAATTACAATTACCGATGATGTTTCGGTAATTTCTATTATCGGTCAGGATTTGAGCACTTTTCATAAGCCATACACCGCCTTAATTAAAAATAAAATTGTTCCAATTCTTTTCAATAATACTGTAACAGGTAAAAACGTGAGTTTGGTGGTGAAAAAATCACAATTAAACAGAGCGTTAAATGTAATTCATGGAGAGATTTTTGGAGTTTCAAAGAAAATAAACATTGCTATTTTTGGACACGGTTTAGTGGGCGGAACTTTGATTAATCAAATCTTAGAATCAGCGGCGACTATCGAAAAAAGAAAAGATATTAAGTTGAATGTTTTTGCGATAGCCAATTCTAAAAACGTGTTGTTGAATAAAAATGGAGTAACACCAAATTGGAGAAATGAAATTCAAAATAATGGTTTCTCTTATACAATAGAAGATGTAATTGCTTACGCCAATGAACACCATTTAGAGAATTTAATTGCAATTGATAATACAGCAAGCGCCACTTTTGTTGAGAATTATATTCCTTTAATAGAAAGCAGTTTCGATTTGATTTCGTCTAATAAAGTAGCCAATACATTAAGCTATAGTTTTTATAAAAAATTACGAAAAGTACTAGCCGATAATCAAAAGAGCTATTTATATGAAACGAATGTGGGTGCAGGATTGCCATTGATTGACACAATAAAATTATTGCATCTTTCAGGTGAAAATATCACGAAGATTAAAGGAGTTTTCTCCGGAACATTGAGTTATTTGTTTAATAATTTCTCTGCAAAAGACGTTCCGTTTAGTGACATTTTAAAAGAAGCTATTGATAACGGATATACGGAACCAGATCCAAGAGAAGACCTTTGTGGGAATGATGTAGGTCGAAAATTATTAATTTTGGCAAGAGAATTAGATTTGCAAAATGAATTTGAGGAAATCGAAATTCAGAATTTAATCCCGGAACATTTACGTGAAGGAAGCGCTTCGGAATTTTTGACAAAATTGAAGGAATTTGATCCTATTTATACTGCTATAAAAGAAAATCAAGCGCCTAATCACGTGTTGCGTTACATTGGTGAATTATCCGGAGATTTACAAGGAGATAAAGGAAATCTAGAAGTGAAATTAGTTTCAGTGCCATCAGATACCGCTTTAGGCGGATTAAAAGGTTCTGATTCATTCTTCGAAATTTATACGGAATCGTATGGCGACAGACCAATCGTAATTCAAGGTGCCGGTGCCGGTTCTGCTGTAACCGCGAGAGGTGTTTTTGGAGATATCTTGAGGTTGTCAGATAAAGGGTAA
- a CDS encoding OsmC family protein: MKITLDRVNENFHFQLKNERGHIVNVDARPDFGGNDMGPSPMELILMGVAGCSGIDMISILKKQRQEITSFKADVEGERVQVGEAKPFKDIYVVFSLEGNIKEDKAAKAAQLSFEKYCSVSKTLEPTATIHYKVVLNGVELAKI, encoded by the coding sequence ATGAAAATAACATTAGACAGAGTAAACGAAAATTTCCATTTTCAATTAAAAAATGAGCGTGGACATATTGTAAATGTAGATGCCAGACCTGATTTTGGAGGGAATGATATGGGACCAAGCCCAATGGAATTAATTTTAATGGGAGTTGCTGGTTGCAGCGGAATTGATATGATTTCAATTTTAAAGAAGCAACGCCAGGAAATCACTTCTTTCAAAGCTGATGTTGAAGGAGAGCGCGTGCAAGTTGGAGAAGCAAAACCTTTTAAAGATATTTATGTGGTTTTTTCTCTGGAAGGAAATATTAAAGAAGATAAAGCAGCAAAAGCGGCCCAACTTTCTTTCGAAAAATACTGCTCAGTTTCAAAAACATTAGAACCAACGGCAACAATACATTATAAAGTAGTTTTGAATGGAGTGGAATTAGCCAAAATCTAA
- a CDS encoding trans-sulfuration enzyme family protein: protein MNEQEFGFETLAIRNQLERTQYLEHSVPLYLTSSFVFEDAEDMRASFAEEKDRNIYSRYSNPNTNEFIDKVCQMEGAESGFAFASGMAAVYSTLAALLNSGDHIVSAGSVFGATHSLFVNYFPKWGIETTYFDINKPETIESCIKPNTKILFAESPTNPAIDIIDLELLGAIAKKHNLILVIDNCFATPYLQQPIKWGAHLVVHSATKLMDGQGRVLGGITVGDAELIQKIYLFSRLTGPSLSPFNAWVLSKSLETLAIRLDRHCENAMKVAEFLEQHPNVNKVKYPFLKSHPQYTIAQKQMKLGGNIVAFEIKGGLEAGRAFLDKIKLCSLSPNLGDSRTIVTHPASTTHSKLSVEERLAVSITDGLVRVSVGLETVKDVIADLEQALS from the coding sequence ATGAACGAACAAGAATTTGGTTTTGAAACCCTAGCTATACGCAATCAATTAGAACGCACTCAATATTTAGAGCATTCCGTGCCTTTGTACTTAACTTCTAGTTTTGTATTTGAAGATGCCGAAGACATGCGTGCTTCATTTGCTGAAGAGAAAGACAGGAATATTTATTCCCGTTACAGCAACCCGAATACGAACGAGTTTATCGATAAAGTTTGCCAAATGGAAGGGGCAGAATCTGGTTTTGCTTTTGCATCCGGAATGGCAGCAGTATATTCTACCTTGGCTGCATTGTTAAACTCGGGAGATCATATCGTTTCTGCAGGAAGCGTTTTTGGTGCAACACACTCTTTGTTTGTTAATTATTTTCCAAAATGGGGGATTGAAACCACTTATTTTGATATTAATAAACCCGAAACTATTGAAAGTTGTATCAAACCAAATACTAAAATTCTTTTTGCTGAATCGCCTACGAATCCAGCAATAGATATTATTGATTTGGAATTACTAGGAGCTATTGCTAAAAAACACAATCTGATTTTGGTTATCGACAACTGTTTTGCAACACCTTATTTGCAACAACCTATTAAATGGGGAGCGCATTTGGTAGTGCATTCAGCAACAAAATTAATGGATGGTCAAGGTAGAGTTCTAGGCGGAATAACTGTTGGTGATGCTGAATTGATTCAAAAAATCTATTTATTTTCTCGACTTACGGGTCCTTCTTTATCACCGTTTAATGCCTGGGTATTGTCTAAAAGTTTAGAAACTTTGGCAATTCGTTTAGACAGACATTGTGAAAATGCGATGAAAGTAGCTGAGTTTTTAGAACAACATCCTAACGTAAATAAGGTAAAATATCCGTTCTTGAAATCTCACCCACAATATACAATTGCTCAAAAACAAATGAAATTGGGTGGTAATATTGTTGCTTTCGAAATCAAAGGTGGTCTTGAAGCAGGAAGAGCTTTCTTGGATAAAATAAAACTGTGTTCGTTGTCACCTAATTTAGGAGATAGCAGAACTATTGTAACACATCCCGCATCTACTACACACAGTAAATTATCTGTTGAAGAACGTTTGGCAGTTAGTATTACCGATGGATTGGTTCGTGTTTCAGTAGGTTTAGAAACCGTAAAAGATGTAATTGCTGATTTGGAACAAGCACTTTCATAA
- a CDS encoding RrF2 family transcriptional regulator gives MLSKKTKYGIKALSFLARQEDQTPVQIAEIAKAEHISIKFLESILLLLRHSGFLGAKKGKGGGYYLIKDPKEINMAHVYRILEGPIALLPCVSHNFYEKCDDCADEVNCSVHKLMTEVRDNTLMILENNTLADISFKQ, from the coding sequence ATGCTCTCAAAGAAAACAAAATATGGAATAAAAGCATTGAGTTTTTTGGCTCGCCAAGAAGACCAAACTCCTGTGCAAATTGCTGAAATTGCAAAAGCAGAACATATTTCGATTAAGTTTTTAGAAAGTATTTTATTGCTGTTGCGCCACTCTGGTTTTTTGGGAGCCAAAAAAGGAAAAGGCGGAGGCTACTATTTGATAAAAGATCCAAAAGAAATTAATATGGCCCATGTCTATCGAATTCTCGAAGGACCAATTGCATTATTGCCTTGTGTGAGTCATAATTTTTATGAAAAATGTGACGATTGTGCAGATGAGGTGAATTGTTCGGTACATAAATTAATGACAGAAGTGCGTGATAATACCTTAATGATATTAGAAAATAATACTCTTGCAGACATCTCTTTTAAGCAATAA
- a CDS encoding sulfite exporter TauE/SafE family protein has protein sequence MSKELKENNIAIKTQTTFAERLWVLIPVVLLVGLLSTLVFNHYDEFSWSGFISGFNQEFLIFFCIGVFAQLVDGTLGMGYGATSTSFLLAYGVPPVISSTGVHVAEMFTTGASALSHHRFGNINKKLVKHLLIPGVLGSITGAYLLSDVIDGDVIKPFIAVYMIVLAVIIMKKALKKNIVKKKTKSLDLLASFGGFMDAVGGGGWGPIVTSTLLGRGRNPRYTIGSVNAAEFAVSFASGITFMLFGGIHGWQVIIGLILGGVIAAPLGAYLVNRIPRKPMMIAVGVLIIILSLKTLSKLL, from the coding sequence ATGAGCAAAGAATTGAAGGAGAATAATATTGCAATAAAAACGCAAACGACTTTTGCAGAACGTTTGTGGGTTTTAATCCCTGTAGTTTTGTTAGTAGGATTGTTATCAACACTAGTATTTAACCATTATGATGAGTTTTCTTGGAGTGGATTTATAAGCGGATTTAATCAGGAATTTTTAATCTTTTTCTGTATCGGTGTTTTTGCTCAATTAGTTGACGGAACTTTAGGAATGGGATATGGAGCGACTTCAACTTCGTTTTTATTGGCATATGGAGTGCCTCCGGTTATTAGTAGTACGGGTGTTCACGTTGCCGAAATGTTTACTACAGGAGCTTCTGCTCTTTCGCATCACAGATTTGGAAACATCAACAAAAAATTGGTGAAACACCTTTTGATTCCGGGTGTTTTAGGTTCTATAACAGGAGCTTATTTGTTATCGGATGTGATTGACGGAGATGTGATTAAGCCATTTATAGCCGTATATATGATTGTTTTGGCGGTGATTATCATGAAGAAAGCATTAAAAAAGAATATCGTTAAAAAGAAAACTAAAAGTTTAGATCTTTTAGCTTCTTTCGGTGGATTTATGGATGCTGTTGGCGGTGGCGGATGGGGGCCAATTGTAACGTCTACTTTATTAGGACGTGGACGAAATCCTCGTTATACAATTGGGTCTGTAAATGCAGCAGAATTTGCGGTTTCTTTTGCAAGTGGAATCACATTTATGCTTTTTGGTGGAATCCACGGATGGCAGGTAATTATTGGTTTGATTTTAGGAGGAGTTATAGCGGCGCCACTTGGGGCTTATTTAGTAAACAGAATCCCAAGAAAACCAATGATGATTGCAGTTGGGGTACTAATTATCATTTTGAGTTTAAAAACCTTATCTAAATTATTATAA
- a CDS encoding phosphoadenylyl-sulfate reductase gives MSTAIVNTLLEKTAAFSIEETLSFLANEYKDKVVFSTSFGQEDQVITALIGQNNLPITIFTLDTGRLFQETYDVFHKTLKKYKTNIKTYFPDTTAVEELLNKKGPNSFYESVENRKECCFIRKVAPLTKALKGNAIWITGLRAEQSENRSDLAFFEYDAHFDIIKFNPLLKWTLEEVQKYIDDNNVPQNTLHKKGFVSIGCAPCTRAIAPGEDIRAGRWSWESSHKECGLHQK, from the coding sequence ATGAGCACAGCAATTGTAAATACTTTATTAGAAAAAACAGCTGCTTTCAGTATTGAGGAAACGCTTTCGTTTTTAGCTAATGAATACAAAGATAAAGTAGTTTTTTCGACTTCTTTTGGACAGGAAGATCAGGTGATTACGGCGTTGATAGGTCAGAATAATTTACCGATTACTATTTTCACATTGGATACCGGAAGATTATTTCAAGAGACTTATGATGTTTTTCATAAGACGTTGAAAAAGTATAAAACAAATATTAAAACCTATTTTCCAGACACAACAGCTGTGGAGGAATTATTGAATAAAAAAGGTCCAAACAGTTTCTATGAATCGGTTGAGAACAGAAAAGAATGTTGTTTTATCCGAAAAGTGGCGCCTTTGACTAAAGCGTTGAAAGGAAATGCGATTTGGATTACCGGTTTGAGAGCGGAACAATCAGAAAACAGAAGTGATTTAGCTTTTTTTGAATATGATGCCCATTTTGATATCATCAAATTCAATCCCTTATTAAAATGGACTTTAGAAGAGGTTCAAAAATATATAGACGATAATAATGTACCACAAAATACCTTGCACAAGAAAGGTTTCGTGAGCATTGGTTGCGCGCCTTGTACTAGAGCAATCGCTCCCGGAGAGGATATTCGAGCAGGAAGATGGTCATGGGAATCGAGTCATAAAGAATGTGGTTTACACCAAAAATAA